One Plasmodium sp. gorilla clade G2 genome assembly, chromosome: 12 genomic window carries:
- a CDS encoding protein-S-isoprenylcysteine O-methyltransferase, putative, with amino-acid sequence MNVKNYIVCSFLLYILVLNYEILIFLINKNVYELLEKKNVYKICNYYIHEFLKYGFVSFYIFVSFLPQKNVYKKRSKINYIFAKFLLLYFIFFFIHFAINVFNNFPLNLFYLIIISFHLSEFFLSFLHNKDNPNYYNFLVNPNCVYVYFFILTLFEYYLKIFFFIFMNVYEKYINNKKILHKFLLINYFFLKNYIDKDKICTYKYTNQMNIGTSNDVQKNLLLNLYTNQNINQQYDKYNHIIYSFSSKKFLSKKSPYLLSRLYNQHTQKDKHKYKSLKYINKLNYIQIKQETNHHQHKNDMNSKNNFILYYNNINNHGQCIFNFTIFTNIVEKYTGKKFYKYFDINNSFLYEIISKHKHVFHSYDIPENYEKKYNHYKFLVLISLLFCITGMFIRIMAIINCSKNFSFYVLSSYSLEKKYMNRKHNLIKKGIYKYMRHPSYTGWFYYSIFLQLLLSNIFCFALSFLLSWVYFYRTIKREEKNLLECYNYEYQTYMQETRSTYIPFMTRI; translated from the exons ATGAATGTGAAAAACTATATTGTTTGTTCATtcttgttatatatattagtattgaattatgaaatattaatatttttaattaacaAGAATGTTTATGAATTATTAGAAAAGAAGaatgtttataaaatatgcaattattatatacacgaatttttaaaatatggttttgtttcattttatatctttGTGTCTTTTTTACCacaaaaaaatgtttataagAAACGtagtaaaataaattatatatttgcaaaattcttattattatattttatatttttttttatacattttgcTATTAATGTGTTTAATAATTTCCCACTTAATTTGTTTTATctaattattatatcatttcatttatctgaattttttttatcttttttacataataaaGACAACcctaattattataatttcttgGTGAACCCTAATTGTGTATATGtatacttttttatattaacattatttgaatattatctaaagattttcttttttatatttatgaatgtatatgaaaaatatataaataataaaaaaatcctTCACAAGTTTTTATTGATCAATTATTTCTTcctaaaaaattatatagacaaagataaaatatgtacatacaAATATACCAATCAAATGAATATAGGTACTTCTAACGATgttcaaaaaaatttattattaaatctatatacaaatcaaaatattaatCAACAATATGATAAgtataatcatataatttatagcTTTTCTTCAAAAAAGTTCTTATCAAAAAAATCaccatatttattatctagACTATATAATCAACACACACAAAAAGATAAacacaaatataaaagtctcaaatatattaacaaattgaattatatacaaataaaacaaGAAACAAATCATCATcaacataaaaatgatatgaactcaaaaaataattttattttatattataacaatataaataatcatggacaatgtatttttaattttactatttttacaaatattGTTGAAAAATATACTGGAAAAAAATTCTAcaaatattttgatataaacAATTCTTTTCtatatgaaataatttcAAAACATAAACATGTATTTCATTCATATGATATACcagaaaattatgaaaaaaaatataatcattataaatTCCTAGTTTTAATAtccttattattttgtataactGGAATGTTTATAAGAATAATGGCTATAATAAATTGTTCAAAAAATTTCTCATTTTATGTTCTTAGTTCCTAttcattagaaaaaaaatatatgaacagAAAACATAATTTGATAAAAAagggaatatataaatacatgaGGCATCCATCTTACACTGGGTGGTTTTATTATAGCATAt TTTTACAATTACTCCTGTCAAACATATTTTGCTTCGCACTctcctttttattatcatggGTCTATTTCTATAGAACCATAAaaagagaagaaaaaaatttattagaaTGTTATAATTACGAATATCAGACATATATGCAAGAAACTCGTTCTACATA tatACCCTTTATGACCAGGATTTAA
- a CDS encoding S-adenosyl-methyltransferase, putative produces the protein MPNFWTSLIFVLFLNIYECFKIKKFQYINTHPLYRNSYIKKCNTLLHKGLYNNPTFQIKNVQEHNEHTNKFDDTYIYHTPVLLSEVIYYMMNDEETSSFSSCDKNGSDNKDTNCYINNINKINNINNINNINNINNSNSSVCHRSILEEKECHPNNNINTSNRNIKNYYSLNEKKIECIEENTNAKSSNYLCKNSSTINHKNEQVNYYIDATLGGGGHTLEILNKISNCKVIGIDKDIEALYYNKIKLKTYINNNKLKLIHGDYRNILHLLYSHSLPIFNYYSGILIDLGVSSHQLKCSDRGFSYKYNGILDMNMNKYTEKQYLSKLYRNDNEHINDINDIKKKKKKNGSNKLHNILNTYSLKKLKFIIDTYGEEKKALKIAKKIIQWRKENGNILTTFHLKNIILSTCKQNYKSNNKVLSRVFQAFRIYINQELKALKQLLISSHKLLITGKKLIVITYHSLETKCIELFIKKNKHMWTKINQNAIIPTDEEIKLNKSARSAKMFIYKKN, from the coding sequence ATGCCTAACTTTTGGACctctttaatttttgttttgttcctaaatatttatgagtgctttaaaataaaaaaatttcaatACATAAATACTCATCCTCTCTATAGAAAtagttatattaaaaaatgcaACACATTATTACATAAGGGATTATATAACAATCCTAcgtttcaaataaaaaatgttcaaGAGCATAATGAGCACACCAACAAATTCGATGacacttatatatatcacacTCCCGTTTTATTGAGTGAagtgatatattatatgatgaaTGATGAGGAAACTTCTTCGTTCTCATCATGTGATAAAAATGGGAGTGATAATAAAGATACAAAttgttatattaataatataaataaaataaataatataaataatataaataatataaataatataaataatagtaatagtagtGTATGCCATAGATCCATTTTAGAAGAAAAAGAGTGCCATCCTAATAACAACATAAATACATCAAACAGAAACATAAAGAATTACTATTccttaaatgaaaaaaaaatagaatgtATTGAAGAAAATACGAATGCAAAAAGTTCAAACTATTTGTGTAAAAATAGTTCAACaataaatcataaaaatgaacaagttaattattatatcgATGCCACCTTAGGAGGAGGTGGTCATACATtagaaattttaaataaaatttcaaACTGTAAAGTAATAGGAATAGATAAAGATATAGAAGCATTATATtacaacaaaataaaattaaaaacatatattaataataataaattaaaattaatacatgGAGATTATAGAAATATTCTACATTTGTTATACTCACACTCACTTCCTATATTCAATTATTATAGCGGAATATTAATAGATTTAGGTGTTTCTTCTCATCAATTAAAATGTAGTGATAGAGGATTcagttataaatataatggtATCTTAGATatgaatatgaataaatatacagAAAAGCAATATTTGTCAAAACTATATAGAAATGataatgaacatataaacgatattaatgatattaaaaaaaaaaaaaaaaaaaatggttcCAATAAacttcataatattttaaatacttatagtttaaaaaaattaaaatttattatagaTACATATggtgaagaaaaaaaagctTTAAAAATAgctaaaaaaattatacagtggagaaaagaaaatggaaatatattaacaacatttcatttgaaaaatattatactttCAACTTGtaaacaaaattataaatcTAATAATAAAGTTTTGTCAAGAGTATTTCAAGCATTtagaatttatattaatcaaGAATTAAAAGCATTAAAacaattattaatatcttcTCATAAATTACTAATAACTGGCAAAAAATTAATTGTAATTACATATCATTCTTTAGAAACAAAATGTATTGAAttgtttattaaaaaaaataaacatatgtgGACAAAAATCAATCAAAATGCTATTATTCCAACtgatgaagaaataa
- a CDS encoding SUMO-activating enzyme subunit 2, whose product MHKTIRKLFSDEVCDKIENMKILLVGAGGIGSEFLKNIITIGCKNIDIIDIDTIDITNLNRQFLFKKEDVKKYKSLVAKERALKHKKNLNINAYTFDVCTMKSSDIKKYDYVINALDNIKARKYVNKLCIMEKKVLIEAGSAGYNGQVYPIYYNETKCYSCEEKPKNKTFAICTIRQTPSLPEHCVAWGRLIFETFFCKNDNETLIDIKNHIEEESKKRNMDKKEIIIFIFNYLFNDSIKELISLKKDYATIPTPIHFEFDENIDIFKEENEKNNNNNNNGNNTDKLNDNKDNINDNKDNINDKKYDGNNSKGEEKNQEKENNVLELSSQNIWDKKKCIEMYIKTFLKLYKYLNINKKEEEYLIFDKDDDECINFITAISNIRMLNFCISQKSKFDIQSIAGNIIPAISSTNAIVASLQAFQLIHVIEYFETLKKKNNNNNKNKNKNNNNKNNNIISCDDDKEENKIDHFNIRNSKARHVWVKSIVNGNKIFSRGNLVNAEDLEMPNPNCYICQQPIIHIYIKNFEKMTLYNFVKDICMNELSFLYPFLDKQDRNIFDYDLFQENEDDYLQSLYSSLNDWDIKHDEILILTDFQNNNVQMEIHLKEDPSLETEYFIQQKNVPSKKRKVSYIKQDEANMDTESAKKKRHILSDEQKKTNDESKPTKKRKHDASKIEEIIIDDEQSDNQNVVMID is encoded by the exons ATGCATAAAACGATAAGAAAACTATTTAGCGATGAGGTGTGTGACAAGATAgagaatatgaaaatattgttAGTAGGTGCTGGAGGTATTGGTAGtgagtttttaaaaaatataataacaataggTTGTAAGAATATTGACATTATAGATATCGATACGATTGATATTACAAATTTGAATAggcaatttttatttaaaaaggaAGATGTAAAAAAGTATAAATCTCTTGTAGCAAAAGAGAGAGctttaaaacataaaaagaatttaaatataaatgcatATACATTTGATGTATGTACTATGAAAAGtagtgatataaaaaaatatgattatgTAATTAATGcattagataatataaaagctagaaaatatgtaaataaattatgtatTATGGAAAAAAAAGTTTTAATAGAAGCTGGAAGTGCAGGTTATAATGGTCAGGTATATcctatttattataatgaaacCAAATGTTATAGTTGTGAAGAGAaaccaaaaaataaaacatttgcTATATGTACAATAAGACAAACGCCTTCTTTACCTGAACATTGTGTTGCATGGGGTAGATTAATATTTGaaacatttttttgtaaaaatgataatgaaacTTTAATAGATATTAAAAATCATATTGAAGAAGAAtctaaaaaaagaaatatggaTAAGAAGGAAATTataatctttatttttaattatttatttaatgattctataaaagaattaatttctttaaaaaagGATTATGCAACGATACCCACACCAATACATTTTGAatttgatgaaaatatagatatttttaaagaagaaaatgaaaaaaataataataataataataatggaaACAACACAGACAAATTAAATGACAAcaaagataatattaatgacaataaagataatattaatgataaaaaatatgatggtAATAATTCCAAAggtgaagaaaaaaatcaagaaaaagaaaataatgtaCTTGAGTTATCCTCACAAAATATAtgggataaaaaaaaatgtatagaaatgtatataaaaacatttttaaaattatataaatatttgaatataaataaaaaagaagaagaatatttaatatttgataaagatgatgatgaatgtataaattttataacagCTATATCGAATATAAGAATGTTAAATTTTTGTATCAGTCAAAAAAGTAAATTTGATATACAATCAATAGCAGGAAATATAATACCTGCAATATCATCAACAAATGCGATTGTTGCTTCTTTGCAAGCTTTTCAATTAATTCATGTTATTGAATATTTtgaaacattaaaaaaaaaaaataataataataataaaaataaaaataaaaacaataataataaaaacaataacaTTATTAGTTGTGATGatgataaagaagaaaataagatAGACCATTTTAATATACGAAATAGTAAAGCTAGACATGTATGGGTTAAAAGTATAGTTAatggaaataaaatattttcacgAGGAAACTTAGTAAATGCTGAAGATTTAGAAATGCCTAATCcaaattgttatatatgtCAACAAcctattatacatatatatataaaaaattttgagAAAATGAcgttatataattttgtaaaaGATATATGTATGAATGAATTGTCATTTTTATATCCTTTCTTAGATAAACAagatagaaatatatttgattatgatttatttcaagaaaatgaagatgatTATTTACAAAGTTTATATTCATCCTTAAATGATTGGGATATAAAACATGATGAAATATTAATACTTACAGATTTTCAAAATAACAATGTCCAAATGGAAATACATTTAAAAGAAGACCCTTCACTAGAAAcagaatattttatacaacaaaaaaatgttccttcaaaaaaaagaaaagtatCATATATTAAGCAGGATGAAGCAAATATGGATACTGAAAG tgcaaaaaaaaagagacaTATATTATCAGACGaacaaaagaaaacaaaCGATGAAAGCAAGCCTACTAAAAAGAGAAAACATGATGCGAGTAAAATAGAGGAAATAATAATTGACGACGAACAAAGTGATAATCAAAATGTTGTCATGATTgattaa